The Fulvivirga maritima genome segment TTCATATGAATGTTGCTCTGGAAGTCATCGTCCACAGGGATAGTTATGCATTGTCCACGTTTCAATCCTTATTCAACTGGATGTTGCTCTGGAAGAACTCCACTCTACCTAAGGATATCGAGTATGGAGGGTTTCAATCCTTATGCATCTGGATATTGCTCTGGAAGGATAAGGGATAATCTTAGCATGTCAATCCTTAATAGGTTTCAATCCTTATTCATCTGGATATTGCTCTGGAAGTTCTAAAGATTAGGCATTTGATTTGGATATAACCAAGTTTCAATCCTTATTCATCTGGATGTTGCTCTGGAAGAATTTTCCTTTGCTTTGTCTACCCTGTCTTGACTGGTTTCAATCCTTATTCATCTGGATGTTGCTCTGGAAGAGAGCCGTTATTTATCAAGCCGTCGTGGTGAATGTGTCTCAATCCTTATTCATCTGGATGTTGCTCTGGAAGTTAAAAGAAATAATATAGTGTTATGCATAAGTATTAGTTTCAATCCTTATTCATCTGGATGTTGCTCTGGAAGTAAGTCCTCCACGTCTTGCCGTTTACTGTTAGATCGTTTCAATCCTTATTCATCTGGATGTTGCTCTGGAAGTATTTTATGATGGCGCTCCTTATGACAAAGGACTTAGTTTCAATCCTTATTCATCTGGATGTTGCTCTGGAAGTCATGTCTTTCTTTTTTTAAGATTAGAAAGAATCTCTAGTTTCAATCCTTATTCATCTGGATGTTGCTCTGGAAGACTGGTATATTTGGTTACACCGGAGCAACCGCTTCAGTTTCAATCCTTATTCATCTGGATGTTGCTCTGGAAGCAAAATTACCTGACCATTTTCATCTTCCTCAGAAAGTTTCAATCCTTATTCATCTGGATGTTGCTCTGGAAGTTTAACACTTATAACAATTACAATTATGGCTAAGGCGTTTCAATCCTTATTCATCTGGATGTTGCTCTGGAAGTTATGTCCGCTGGCTTCAGAGAGCTGATCCTGACTGTTTCAATCCTTATTCATCTGGATGTTGCTCTGGAAGATAATTGCTTGATTCTATCGGCCATATATCCTGTGTTTCAATCCTTATTCATCTGGATGTTGCTCTGGAAGATAAAATTCTAAAACCATGAATGTCTTAAAAACACGTTTCAATCCTTATTCATCTGGATGTTGCTCTGGAAGAAGATTATTTTCTACATATTATACTTAAGTGACCGTGTTTCAATCCTTATTCATCTGGATGTTGCTCTGGAAGTAAATATCCAGAATCCCCTTGTAGTTTAGACCTTTGTTTCAATCCTTATTCATCTGGATGTTGCTCTGGAAGACCCTATGACCAGGGCAGGCAAGCAATACTACCTATGGTTTCAATCCTTATTCATCTGGATGTTGCTCTGGAAGTAAATTATCTCTATTCATTATTAATTGAATGTCTGGGTTTCAATCCTTATTCATCTGGATGTTGCTCTGGAAGGAGAAACGGATTGTTCATTTCCTGTAAGAAGGGTATGTTTCAATCCTTATTCATCTGGATGTTGCTCTGGAAGTTGTGTTATCATGATGTAATATAAGTTATTTGAGTGTTTCAATCCTTATTCATCTGGATGTTGCTCTGGAAGTAACGGTCTAAGGCAACTAATTTTTAATTGTGATTAGTTTCAATCCTTATTCATCTGGATGTTGCTCTGGAAGTCTACTAAGTGCTTACCCATCACCGATTTGCTGAAGTTTCAATCCTTATTCATCTGGATGTTGCTCTGGAAGAAATATCTTCAATTCTTTAACGCTTTCCAGATCGAGTTTCAATCCTTATTCATCTGGATGTTGCTCTGGAAGATAAAAATTGTGTGTGTATTTGCGGATTGTTAACGAGTTTCAATCCTTATTCATCTGGATGTTGCTCTGGAAGTCCTTAACTAGCAGAAAATTATCATTAGGATGCGAAGTTTCAATCCTTATTCATCTGGATGTTGCTCTGGAAGTCGATGGGTTCCATTCCGCCGTTTCAATGTAAACAAGTTTCAATCCTTATTCATCTGGATGTTGCTCTGGAAGTGCAGCATTAAGAGATACGGCATACATAGAGTATGAGTTTCAATCCTTATTCATCTGGATGTTGCTCTGGAAGGTTGTCAGAGCCAGACCGAGCAGCTGTGAAGCATCGTTTCAATCCTTATTCATCTGGATGTTGCTCTGGAAGTAGTTTAGATGAGAGCTTATTCCTTAGGTTGTTTGAGTTTCAATCCTTATTCATCTGGATGTTGCTCTGGAAGACCCCCCGGTTCCGCCCCTTACATTATCTACATTAAGTTTCAATCCTTATTCATCTGGATGTTGCTCTGGAAGCAAACCGGTTTTTCTTATCGGGCTTTTTCCCTACAGTTTCAATCCTTATTCATCTGGATGTTGCTCTGGAAGTTTGATACATTCCTGAAAAACAATCCTAAGCCATCGTTTCAATCCTTATTCATCTGGATGTTGCTCTGGAAGAAATGATTACGGATCTAAAACAGCCATGGACATATTGTTTCAATCCTTATTCATCTGGATGTTGCTCTGGAAGGGATCATCTAAAGCCCCTAACTCTTCACTTTTCCATTTTTGTTTCAATCCTTATTCATCTGGATGTTGCTCTGGAAGTTATGGAAGCACTTAAGATTGACACATCTAAGCTTGGTTTCAATCCTTATTCATCTGGATGTTGCTCTGGAAGAGCTAGTTTCTGGAATTTACTCCTATTCAATGACTAGTTTCAATCCTTATTCATCTGGATGTTGCTCTGGAAGAATACCTTTAAAAACACTTAAAAAAGAATTGATAAGTTTCAATCCTTATTCATCTGGATGTTGCTCTGGAAGGATTTTGACCAATTCAGAGAACGTAAGAAAATACAAGTTTCAATCCTTATTCATCTGGATGTTGCTCTGGAAGAAGATTATTGGGAAAGAGGGTTGAAACAAAAAGTAGAGTTTCAATCCTTATTCATCTGGATGTTGCTCTGGAAGACCTAATAAGGGAATGTTTAACGTAAAATAAAATTGTTTCAATCCTTATTCATCTGGATGTTGCTCTGGAAGCAACATAGCTTTAATTTCCTCAAATAAATATTCAGGTTTCAATCCTTATTCATCTGGATGTTGCTCTGGAAGCCATCATCTTTTTCTAATATGGTTTTCAGTTTTTCGTTTCAATCCTTATTCATCTGGATGTTGCTCTGGAAGTGACAGAAGCTTAGTTATTACTTACGGAGGGACTGGTTTCAATCCTTATTCATCTGGATGTTGCTCTGGAAGACAAGTACCAAAGGACACTGTTCAGGTTATCGCAAAGTTTCAATCCTTATTCATCTGGATGTTGCTCTGGAAGTTGGCAAGGTCATCCAAAAAACAGTGAATATAATACGTTTCAATCCTTATTCATCTGGATGTTGCTCTGGAAGTATAGTATTCCACGCTAAAATAGGATATTAAATATGTTTCAATCCTTATTCATCTGGATGTTGCTCTGGAAGCTTCTGAGGAATATACTTTTACTTTTTTCATAAGTCGTTTCAATCCTTATTCATCTGGATGTTGCTCTGGAAGTCTTATTTTTTTCATAGTTCAATTTTTGAAGTAATGTTTCAATCCTTATTCATCTGGATGTTGCTCTGGAAGTGTAATCTTTCATGTACTAGCTTTTAACTACCTTTGTTTCAATCCTTATTCATCTGGATGTTGCTCTGGAAGTGACCATGATGTGTATTTTTCAACAACTTTTTTTGGGTTTCAATCCTTATTCATCTGGATGTTGCTCTGGAAGTCAACGAGATTCAACTGTAAGTGTAAGTGTAAGTGGTTTCAATCCTTATTCATCTGGATGTTGCTCTGGAAGCAATATACATTAGCCCCATTAGCCTCCCATGTGTCGTTTCAATCCTTATTCATCTGGATGTTGCTCTGGAAGTCTGAAATATATGAAAGTGATTGGACTCAATTAACTGTTTCAATCCTTATTCATCTGGATGTTGCTCTGGAAGCCATGACCGCGTAGCTAACTTACCTTCAATGTAAATGTTTCAATCCTTATTCATCTGGATGTTGCTCTGGAAGACAAATCCTGACCAAAAAAAATGGACTGATTCCCCGTTTCAATCCTTATTCATCTGGATGTTGCTCTGGAAGAAATTACACACTCTTTACTATCACGATAATAAGTTGTTTCAATCCTTATTCATCTGGATGTTGCTCTGGAAGTTATCTCCCTCTGTAATATTCGTAACCATCTTCAGTGTTTCAATCCTTATTCATCTGGATGTTGCTCTGGAAGTTTCATGAAGCGAGCATGAGAATGAGCGCAGAAGATTGTTTCAATCCTTATTCATCTGGATGTTGCTCTGGAAGTTTGAAAACTTCATATCTTACAGGGGGCAGACTTCGTTTCAATCCTTATTCATCTGGATGTTGCTCTGGAAGTCAGAGTCTAACCTTTTGTATAGAGATATTATTAGTTTCAATCCTTATTCATCTGGATGTTGCTCTGGAAGGCTAACAAAAGCATCGATAACAAAATCAATAAACTCGTTTCAATCCTTATTCATCTGGATGTTGCTCTGGAAGAAAAGGCTGATTTCTGGAAGCAGAATAAATGCGATTATGATAGTTTCAATCCTTATTCATCTGGATGTTGCTCTGGAAGCTTCCGTACCTGGAGCCAGCTTTTTGAGCTGATTATCGTTTCAATCCTTATTCATCTGGATGTTGCTCTGGAAGAGAAAGCAGGTGATAACATACGATACCGACAGGGATGTTTCAATCCTTATTCATCTGGATGTTGCTCTGGAAGCCGCCCTAATCATAAAACACTGTAAATTAGATAAATATAGACCAATTATGTAAATTGTTTTTACACTTTTCATCATTTCAAAGAACGATTTAACATTATTTCCTAAAAATCTCCGCCCTTTTAAAAACCTGACATTCAACAATTTAAACACCATCTCTATCATCATTAGAATAAATTAACAGGCGGATTACTTTATACATATATTCCTATACGTGCAATTTAAGCATCTACGCTTAAATTTTGTAGCTTTCGGATAATAGTTATTATTGATAATTCTCTCTATCTGTTCAATCGTTTCGCTAATTAATAATTTATCCTCACTTTTAATCTGCACTTCTACCAACTTATTTTTTGAACGGGTATAAACTATAAAACCCTTGTGCACTGGCCTTTTAAATTTTTCTTCTATTAATACGGCATAACAAAAGAGCTGTTGCTGATAGGTATTATAAATTTTGTCTTTATACTCTGCAAATTTATAGTCTAAAGGAGCCATTGTGTCATCATTTAAAAGTAACACCTCATCCACTTTTCCTCTAAGCACATCATTAGTTAAATACTGGTCCTGCAACTTTTCTTTAACACCTATTTTCTTTCTCAGATAATCTTTATTTCTTTCCAATTTCTCACTATGAACCTCACGACCCTTTATAGCCTTATAAAATTTCTCTTCATATTGAGGTATGGTAAGTACATATTCAAAATAAGTATATCTAGGGCAAAAAAGATGTTCTATAATATGTGAAGGCGTTATAGACATCATTTTAAAAGAAAAGCGATCTTATTTCATCAGTAACAAATTCCTTATCAAAGGCCTGCCCTAAAAGCACCGTCCTATTTAATTCTTCCTTAGACATGGGAAAAATATATACTGAATCTGTTTCTTCATCTATCAATTCTTCCAGAAGCAAACTCAAAGTATCCTGCTGATTGGCCGTAAGCATTCCGAGAAATACTGAATATTGCACCCTATAGAGTCCCGCATGCAAACAAGCTTTAGCTATTTTACCTCTCGGTTTGTCCTTCTTAATATCATACATTACCCAGGTAATCATTATAATTTTTCTATTAATCGATTAGCAAATTGATGAGCTTCCAACTGTAAAGCATTGGCTCTTGTTTGATTTCTACCTTTATACCTAATAACCTGTACATCAAAAAATTTGGTGAAATTCTCTACTAAAAAGGGCTTACCTTCCGCATTTAGAGTTACCCCTCCCACTATTTCATCAAAAAAAGATTTTTTTACCTTCTTGGTTGAAAACAGCACGAAAACACAGCGCTCAGCGTAAATTCTGTATGGTTCAATAAAATCAAAAACCAGGCTTTTCATATTATAATCATCTCTATGTAGAAACCCCACATATGGATCCAGGCCTGCCAACATCAATGAACGCTCTACCCTACTATATAGAATACCATAACAATAATTTAGCATTGCATTAAATGGATCTTTTGCAGGTCTAAAACTTCTTCCCTGAAAAGCAAATTCAGGGTGAATAGACTTACTCAGTGCTCCAAAATACAACCTGCCTGAATTACCTTCCATTGCCCTTATCATATCTGCATGCTCCTGCACAACACCTCCGTTAAGTTCCTTGATACGTAATCGATAATTAAGTATTTGATCCTGTTGATGTTGTAAATATGGCAGCAACGTTGATCTGTGCTTAGCCAAGTCTTGCAGATAGTCGGCCTGATTCTCCAGTTTTTTCATTATCCATTGCTTCACCCACTCCAATCCCTCCTCTCCTAGACTTGCCTCTAATTGCCGTTTTCTTATTTTCGTAGTACTACCTAATTTACTATGCCAGAACCTGCCCATGGGGTGCCCATCATTTTCCACTAC includes the following:
- the cas4 gene encoding CRISPR-associated protein Cas4, which gives rise to MMSITPSHIIEHLFCPRYTYFEYVLTIPQYEEKFYKAIKGREVHSEKLERNKDYLRKKIGVKEKLQDQYLTNDVLRGKVDEVLLLNDDTMAPLDYKFAEYKDKIYNTYQQQLFCYAVLIEEKFKRPVHKGFIVYTRSKNKLVEVQIKSEDKLLISETIEQIERIINNNYYPKATKFKRRCLNCTYRNICIK
- the cas1 gene encoding CRISPR-associated endonuclease Cas1 — translated: MQIFINTYGTYLHVKDDMFEIKVKDKEEKKVKINHIAAHKITSFIVSKGSAISTDAVALALKHNIDIVVVENDGHPMGRFWHSKLGSTTKIRKRQLEASLGEEGLEWVKQWIMKKLENQADYLQDLAKHRSTLLPYLQHQQDQILNYRLRIKELNGGVVQEHADMIRAMEGNSGRLYFGALSKSIHPEFAFQGRSFRPAKDPFNAMLNYCYGILYSRVERSLMLAGLDPYVGFLHRDDYNMKSLVFDFIEPYRIYAERCVFVLFSTKKVKKSFFDEIVGGVTLNAEGKPFLVENFTKFFDVQVIRYKGRNQTRANALQLEAHQFANRLIEKL
- the cas2 gene encoding CRISPR-associated endonuclease Cas2 produces the protein MITWVMYDIKKDKPRGKIAKACLHAGLYRVQYSVFLGMLTANQQDTLSLLLEELIDEETDSVYIFPMSKEELNRTVLLGQAFDKEFVTDEIRSLFF